A region of the Streptococcus oralis Uo5 genome:
CACCTGGTTTTTTCAAATCTTTGACCAAGTTAGCACCGATTGGGTCTGTAATAGCAGCCATGATAACTGGTAGGTCTTTTGTAGCACTTGCGAGCCCTTGAGCTGCTGGTGTTGCAATCCCAACAACAACATCGTTTCCATTTGCTACCAATTGTTTACTCATGGTTGCAACCTTGCTCTGATCACCTTCAGAGTTCATAAAGTCGATTTTTACTTGATCGTCCTTATAGCCTTCTTCAGCTAGTCCATCTTGAATCCCTTGGTAAATCAAGTCCAAGGATGGGTGACTAACAAATTGAAGGACACCAACCTTAGCGACCTTTTGCTCTTCCTTAGTTGCTGGCTTGTTCATTGATGAATAAATCAAGCTAGCCACCACCAATACTGCTAATCCAGCGACAATTCCAATCAAACGTTTATTTTTCATTTTTCTTTCTCCTTAATTCTTTTACCTTAACTTTTTAAATTACATCATCAAGCGATGCCATCGTTTAAATTCCAATATCTTTCCTCCTAATAGAAAAAGTCCCCACACAAAAAACTTGTGTGAGGACGTCGATGCGCGGTGCCACCTCAATTATAGGGACTATCCCTATCGCTCTTTCTCGCATTCACGAGTTGCACTGTAAGGTGTGCTCACCGAATTTTTATGATTTCAAATTCTTAAGTACATTCAGCCCAATTTTCATCACTTTCATCTATCTGTTTCCACCAACCACAGACTCTCTAAAAAACTTCAATGATTACTTTCTGAATATTTAAATTATATCATTTTTCAACTACTTGTCAAGACTATTTTTAGAATTTTTTAAACAATTCAAAAACTTCCCCTTGAAAAAAGAGGAAGTTTGTAGAATATCAGCCTGAATTACGTAAACCAGTTGCAATTCCGTTAATGGTTGTATGGATCAGTTTTTCTTCGTCTGCCGACAATTCGCCGCGACGTTGACGTTTAATCAACTCCAACTGGATGTAGTTAAGGATATTAAAGTAAGGCATACGATAGTTTAGGCTGTCTTTTAGGTAAGAGTTTTCTGCTAAGAGTTCATCATAACCTTCGATAGCTAAAATAACATCCTTGGTTAACTGCCATTCATCTAAAATAGTGTAGTAGATAGCTTGCACTTCTTCGTCTTCACAGAGCTTGGCATATTCAAAGGCAATATTCATGTTAGACTTTGACAAGACCATGTCTACATTGGAAAGCAAAGATTGGAAGAAAGGCCAGTTTTGGTACATATCACGAAGAAACTCGATATTTTTCGGATCTTGATCAATAAACTCTTTAAAGCTTGATCCTACACCATACCATCCAGGGAACATGACACGGCTTTGTGACCATGAGAAGACCCAAGGGATAGCGCGCAAACCGCCAATTTCAGTGATGGTCTTACGAGCTGCTGGACGCGAACCGATATTGAAGCTTGAAATAGCCTTGATTGGGCTTGATTCAAAGAAATAGTCATAGAAATGTTCATTTCCAAAGACCAAGTCACGGTAGATATCGTAGCTGCGGTCCACTACTTGGTCCATGATGGCTTCGTAACGGTTTGATGTATTGGTATCACTCTTCTTCTTGGTAATCATACGGTTAATGGCTGCAGAAACCAACATTTCAAGGTTATAATAGGCAGCATCTTTGTTACCGTATTTGTTTCCAATCACTTCTCCTTGCTCAGTCAAACGGATACGGTCCTTAATAGACTTAAGTGGTTGAGATGTGATGGCTTCATAAGTTGGTCCACCACCACGACCCACAGTACCACCACGACCATGGAAGAAAGTGACTTTAACGCCAAATTCATCCCCAATAGCAGTCAGTTGTTGTTGCGCTTTATAGAGAGTCCAACATGATGATAGGTAACCACCGTCCTTGTTACTATCAGAGTAACCAAGCATGATTTCTTGGTAGTTGTCTTTTGAAGCAATCCATTTTTTAGCCAAAGGAAGAGAGAAATATCTTCTCATGGTTTCTTCTGAGTGATCCAAGTCCTCGATCGTTTCAAAGAGGGGAACAATCTGAACGCGGGCTTTTTGGGCATCCACCAAACCGACTTCCTTAAGCATAATGGCTAGCTCTAACATATCGGATACACTTGTTGCGTGAGAAATGATGGTTTGACGAATGACGTTTTCACCCAGTTTATCCTTCAACTTGCGGGCAGCTTTAAAGATAGACAGTTCCTTCTCAAGAAGTTCTGACTTTTGAGCATGAGTCGCTGAGAGGATACGAGGATCTTCTTCCAACTCTTTTAAGAGGAGGGTACATTTTTCGTCTTCAGAAAGGTCGCTATAGTGGTCGTTGATACCAGCTGATGCTAGCAATTCAGCCACACAGGCTTCGTGAACACTAGAATCCTGGCGCATGTCGATAGAGGCAAGATAGAAGCCAAAGATTTCAACTGCCTGCATCAACTCGACAAATTCTCCAGAAATCAGGTATTCCCCTTTGTTTTCAAGGAGAGAATCGCGAATCGCCAACAAATCTTGATAGAATTCATCTGCAGTGGCATATCTAGGCTGAAGTTCCTTGTCTTCAATGAGATAAGCCTTGGTTGCCTGCATCTTAGCTTGAATGTCAAAAAGAGCACGACGATAGAGTTCTTTTTCACGGTAAATGGAGTTATCTTGTGACTTCAGCGCCATCTCACGAACCTTGTCGCTGACATTCACGATGCTGGTTGACAGTGAAAATTCACGATAAAGATTATAAATCTTTTCATCATAGTAGTTCATGATGACTTCACACTGAGTCAAGGCTGATTTGTTGAGGGTTTCTGCAGTTACGAAAGGATTTCCATCACGGTCTCCTCCGATCCACATCCCCATGGTAATCGGTTTTGGATGTTGGAGATCGATACCTTGTTCTTTGGCCATTTTTTTATACTCAGCTGTCAAACGTGGAACAGCATTCAGGAAAGAACTTTGGTAGTACTCCATCACGTTGGTGATTTCGTTGGTTACTTTCAATTTCTTCTCACGAATCATGTCCGTTTGCATGATAATTTCAATGTAACGACGGAGATCTGTGTGCCATTTTTCTTTATTAATCAAGCCGAGTTTGACATCACGGTACTTGCGCAAGAGCGTATGGATATGGTTGGTCAAATCCAGCATACTCTTGCGTTGTACTTGCGTTGGATGGGCGGTCAAGACAGGAACGACATTTAACTTTTCTAAAATTTCAGCTGCATTTTCTTTTTCAGCTACCATCTTAATCGTTGTAGATAGTTTTCCTAGATAGTCTTGGTCCACATTGTTTTGGTGATTAATTTCATAGGCCAAATCCACATCCTCGGAGATATTAATCAAAAGTGGAAGGATAGAGAAATAGCGTGAAATGTAAATCATTTCTTCATTCGAAAGACTTGTCACTAGGTCATTGAGCCCTTGATAATCCTCGCTAGTTGATAATTCCTTTAACTGGATAATCTTTTCAAAGGTTTCTGGCGCCAGCATATTTTTTGTAATATCTTCTAATAGCTCAGTCAGAATCAAGACTTCTTCTTGGACAACTGCTTTATTACTATAGTTTTCTAATTTTTGAAGAGACATATACTTTCCTTTCCATTCAATCCTTACAGACTTTCATCGGTTTGATTCTCGTATTCTCTGATAAGTTTGGCACGTTTTTCGCTGGCATCAATGTTTAGTACAAGCGCGATGGCTACTGATAATACCAGGAGACTGTTCCCACCTTGTGAAAGGAAGGGGAAGGTTACCCCTGTAGAAGGAATCAATCCTGAAATCCCACCGATATTGACAAATACCTGAACAAGGATCATCCCTCCGACACCAATAGCAACCATGGAGTTAAAGGGATCCTTTGCTCGAATACCAACCAAGATGATTCGCAAAATCAAGAAGAAGAGTAGAGCCAAAATCATACTGGCTCCAACAAATCCAAACTCCTCGATGACAATCGAAAAGACAAAATCCGTATGGGCTTCTGGCAGATAACCACGCTTCTCGATAGAATTCCCTAGTCCCAGTCCGAACCAGCCTCCATTTACCATTGCATAGTAGGAATTTGCGAGCTGATGTCCTGCCCCCGCCAAATCATTAAAGGGATTGAAGAAGGCACTAAAACGTTTAGCAACGTAACCAAATACAGGAATTTGAGAGAACTTTTCAACCCCAACAAAGCGAATGACAGACAAGACTAACATTGAGCTCCCTGCCAAGAGAGCTAGAATGGTCGAGAACCAACGATAGGCAATCCCACTAACCGTATACATGATGAGCGCCACCAAGACCAAGATGGTCGCATTACCCAAGTCTGGAAAAATTCCCAAGCTACCAATCAGAACCAGCAGAACAAAACGCCAGTCGTTAAAAGCTCGAGGTAGCCACTGATTCTGTGTCAAAACCTGGAAGTCATAAACTGCAATCTCATCTTGTTCCTTTGAAAATCGATGTGCCAGGTAGCAGATGATGATAATCTTAAGGTACTCCGCAGGCTGAATCGTTACAGGTCCTACAGAAATCCATCCGTATGCTCCATTGACAGGTGTCCCGACCAGTCGCGCCAGAGCTAAAAGAACCATCTCCACAATCATTACGATAAAGATGAGACGCCCATTTCTTAGGAAACCTAATTTTAATTTATAGATTAAGGCAATCAGAATCAAACTAGCTATCCAGAAGATCCCCTGGTTACGCACCAATTGAAAGGCACTTTTTCCTTCTTCGATCAAGGTTGCACTCGTTGTCGAGTACACCACAATCAGTCCCAAAATCGATAAAAGGAAATAAGGAATCAAAATGGAATAGTTTAGTAGGTGCCTTTTACTAATTTTCATATTTCACCACTCTAATAGGAACAGACGCTTCTGTTCCCAATTCCGTTTTATTTTCTAGTTTTGATTGCTATTATACCACTTTTTCAGAAAGAAAAAAACTCTTATCCTTTAATCCTTCGAATTTTACTCATTTTCTAGTATCAGGTATAAAAAAACAAATCTCTTTTGAGATTTGTTTTTGCTTTCTTAGTTAGATGAAGAGCTGCTGCTTGAGCTTGAGTCACCACCACCGATGTATTGGGTGAAGATGTTTTGGAATGATTGGTCTTTAACCTTGATGTTTGCTGCTTGCAATTCTTTACCAATTACTCCTTGAACAAAGGCTGAATCATTTTGTTTTTGAGTCAAGATGATGGTCTTCAATTTTTCTTTGTAATCCTCTATATTAGAAGATTTTTCTGTTTTCTTCGTTACTTTGATGATGTAGAACTGACTGCTGTAGGCTTGTGTTCCAGTAGCTGTAATCACATCAGAAACCCCGTTCACATCCAAGGCAAAGGCTGCTTTCTTGACTTGTTCTGGAAGTTCTGTTGAAGCAGAGTCAAAAGTGATTTCTCCACCATTTTCTTTTGTTTTGTCGTCGTTAGAGTTGTCTTTTGCCAACTGAGCAAAATCCGCACCTTCTGCTTTAGCTTTCTCAAGTACTTCTTTTGCCTTGTCTTCATTGTCCATACGGATGATTTGAGCAGTTACATCTGGTGTGTACGCTTCAAAAGCCTTTTGGTAGGCTTCGTCTGTCAATTCGCTCTCAGCGGCCTTCTTAACCGCCAATTCAACCAATTTGCTAGTACGGATTTGAGCTTTACGAGTCTCAGGTGTCATACCTGCACGTTGAAGCACGCTGTTATAGCTATCACCGTATTTCTTTTGTTCTTCAGCAACGGCGTCATCCACATCTTTATCCGTTACCTCTGATCCATATTGTTGTTCGAATACTTTTTGGATAGTCATATTGAGCAAGACTTGTTGTGCGGTTGGATTGTTCTTTACTTCTTCAAAGAATTGATGTTCTGTAATCACATCGCCCTTCATGCTGATCAAATCTTTTCCTTCAGAACTGTTTGAACAAGCTGCAAGTGTTGCTACTGATAAAAGTGTGATGGCTCCTGCCATAAGTTTTTTCTTCATGTTTACTCCTTTTACGGTAAGTGTTACCTTATCTATTTTACTATAATTTCTTAAATTTTTCTGAAAATCATTCGCTCTCAGGAAGCTCTACTTCTGCTAGATTCTTTCGTATCATGAGAATGCCGTCCCCAAGTGGAACTAAAGTTGCTGTTAGACCTGGATTGTCCAAAGTTGCGTCGAAAAGTCTTTGCAAACCACGGTAAATGGTGCGTTGACCTCGGCGTACTTCCATGATATCCTTGGCAACATCTCCTCCTTGGAAAATATCATCCAAGACCACCACTCCACCGACTTCCAAATGTTTAAGAATTTCAGGCAGAAAGACGATATACTTGGACTTGGCCGAATCCATAAAGACAAAATCATAAGTTTCTGTCAGACTAGATAAAACATCGACTGCATCTCCCTCTAGGAGGGTGATTTGCTTACGACTGTCAAACTGGGCAAAGTTTTCCTTGGCAAAGCCTATCATCTCAGGATTACGGTCAATCGTTGTAATCTTGGCATTTGGCGCATGTTCCGCCATCAGGAGGGCAGAAAAGCCAATTGCCGTTCCAATTTCCAAAATATTCTTAGGCTGTATGGTCTCCATGAGAAATCGAAAATACACGACCGTTTCATGGGGAATAATGGGAATGTTTTCCTTACGAGCGAAGGTCTCCAATTCTTTCAGGGAGCCTGTCACCTGCTTTTGACGCTGGCGCATGAGTTCTACGATTTCTTCCTTGACGATGGGGCGACGCATATTGTGATTGGCATTTTTACTATAAGACTCTACCATCTTAAGCTAGTCCCAATTTTTCAACAAGGGCTTCAAACTCGTTCAAGCGACGTTCAAAGACTGCAAAGGCATCGTTGAGATAGTCTTCCTTCTCCATATCCACTCCTGCTTTTCTCATGACATTGAGTGGATAGTCAGATTTACCTGCCTTGAGGTAGTCGATATAGCGGTCACGATCTTCTTGACTACCATGGACAATCTTCTCAGCCAAGGCTGAAGCTGCTGCAAAACCTGTTGAATACTGATAAACATAGTAGTTATAGTAGAAATGCGGAATGCGTGCCCACTCGTATTGGATCTGAGGATTGTCTTCCTTGCTGAGTCCATAGTACTCTTGGTTCAGGTCAGCGTAGAGTTTATTGAGGAAATCACTTGTCAAGACTTCTCCATTTTGGTCTGCTTGGTGGATGGCATGTTCAAACTCAGCGAATTGAGTTTGACGGAAGACTGTTCCACGGAAACCGTCCAGGAAGTTATTGAGGATAGCAAAGCGTGTCGCATCGTCTTCTACTTCTTCCAATAATTTTTCTGTCAAGATATTTTCATTGGTCGTTGAGGCAATCTCCGCCAAGAAGATAGAATAATCTCCGTAAACATAAGGCTGGGTTTCACGAGTATAGCTTGAGTGCATACTGTGGCCTGTTTCATGAACAAGGGTAAAAAGATTATCTAGATTATCCTGCCAGTTGAGAAGCATAAAGGCATTGGTATCATAAGAACCACCAGAGTAGGCACCTGAACGCTTGCCTTGGTTTTCATAGACATCAATCCAACGCTCACTGAAGGCACGTTTAACACGGCTCAAGTAGTCGTCACCTAAAACTGCCAAAGCTTCTTCTGCCTTTTTCAAGGCTTCTTCGTAGGTAAAGCTATAATCTACTGAAGATAGTGGAGTGTAGACATCGTACATCTTGAGGTCGGAAATACCCAAGATTTTAGAACGAAGTTCTAGGTAACGATGCAAGAGTGGCAAATGCTTGCGAACTGCAGCTACTAGATTGTCATAGACACTTTCTGGAACAAAGTTTGCCGCGAGGGCTGCATGGCGAGCACTCTTATAGTTGCGAACTTTTGCTCGGTAGTTTTGCACCTTGACATTTGTTTGCAATGTCTTCGCATAAGTATGTTGGAATTGCTCGTAAGTCGCATAGAGGGCTTCATAGGCACCACGGCGCACTTCACGATTTTTAGATTCCATCAAGCGAGAATATGTTCCGTGAGAGAGCTGTACTTCCTTGCCTTCATCATCCAAGACGTATGGAAAGGTGATATCTGCATTGTCCAAAATAGCAAAGGTTTCACTAGCAGCGCCAAAAATTTCTCCTGCTCCAGCAAGCAATTCTTCCTCACGTTGCGAAAGAACATGGTCTTTCTTTTGCAAGAGCTTGTCAAAAAAGTGCTTGTAAACTTGGAGTTTTGGTTGAGCTTCTAGGAAGGCCGCATACTGCTCTTCGCTAATCTCCATAAACTCAGGTTCATAGAATGAAAAGGCTTGTTCTAACTGACTGTATAGGGTCATTGCCTTAGCATAGTACTCTTGATACTTGGCTTCACGCGTGTCCTGATCATTTTTCATATGCGCATAGACATAAAGCTTTTCAACTTGGCGTTCCAAGTCAAGTGAGAATTCTGTGATCTCAAGCAAACTGTCTGCGCTGTCCAAGAGATGCCCCTCATACTGGGCTGCTGTTTGTACTTTTTCAGTTAAATCTTTCAAGGCTTCTTCCCAAGCCTGGTCTGTTGGGTAGATTGTCGAAAGATCCCATGTATCTTTTTCATTTATTTCATGTCGTTGTAATACCATAAGATTCCTCCATCCTTTCTATTTTACCACATTTTTTGAGAAATATAAGTGATAAAAGGCTGGTGGATAGAGCTTTTGGCGATTATTTTTAGGATTTTTTTGATAGTAGGCCTGAAAATTTCTATAATAGCTAGTCAAATCCGTTTCAATCTGCAAAAAATCACCTGACTCTATCGGTCTGACCTGGGGATACCAGTCGTCCAGTTGACGGTTTAATAGATTGTCTCCTTGATGATAGGCCTCTTCTTGCTTCTTCATCCAGTAAGGCATTTGGTAGTACAACTGTTGGCGAATGTAGTGACAGATAGTTGAATCTTGAGAAACTGTAAGACTAGCTAGCTTTTGTTTTTGATAAGGAAATCGTAGAATTTCCAAGAGATTTCCTTGGCCATAGGGAAATTCCTTGACCTGAAAATGAAGTTTGCCACGTAGGTCCTGATGTAAAAGGTATTTAAGTCTCAAAACTTGCTTTTTGAGATCTAGTTCCCAAACATAGAATCCCATATTTTGACTAAAATAGAGAAATCCCCTTTGCAATTGTGTTAATCGCTCTTTTAACCAGAGTTTTTCTCCCAGTAACCAGATAACCTGATAGCCCTGGCTGCGGTATCCTTGACTTCTATCGCCTAGAAGCTTTTGAGACAAGGGACTGCACTGAACCTCAAGAGCTAGTTTTTCATTGACGAGAACATCTGCTATCTGCTGAATCGCAGGCAGACTATATTCTAAGGCGACCTGATTGTCCTTCTTGGCCCAGTGATAAAGGGCCTCTTTGTTACCCAAGTGTTCTGGACTTTCATTCTCAAAAATAGCCATACAATCTCTTAACCTTTCATGGGCAAAGTGCGTTCGAATCCTCGGTCCTTGGCGTAATCGTAGTCCACCACCACAGGCTGGACAAGTATAAGCTTGCTTGGTAACATCTTTTTCGAGGGCATTCACCAATTTCCCCTTGGCATCTCTGGCTACAAACATGGTCTACCTCCTTTTCTCATTTATTCGAAAAAGAAAGAAAAAAAGACTGGAATCCCAGCCTTTCATGATATTATTTCTTATCTTTTTTGTCTCTTAGAATATTTTTTTAGCATGGGAATGAGATTGGGAATCTGCTCACTTCTAATGACCAGCACGCCGTATTCCTGGCAGCGATTGGCATAAGCAGGATTGATTTTCCCCGTACAGACAATTAACTTGAGGTAACTCTCCCCGGCAAAATGATTGGCATAGACTTCTAGTTCGTTGATGGCTTCAACAGATAAATCTGTCATCTTGCAGGAGATAAAGGTAATTGAGCGCCCCTTTCTCAGAATGACATCAATCTCATTTTGAACATTGTCTGCCTCTGGAAAGATGCCATTCCAATCAATCTCACCGCCTATCATGCACTCATCAAACAGCTGCGATTCAAGTGCCAAGAGATAGAGATATACCTCTAAAATATGCCCCTTGTTGCGGCAAAAGACCTGAGCTTCTTGACTTGGAAAGCTGTATGCTACTCGTTTCTTGTCCTCACTTTCAATACAAAGCATCCCCGCTTCCACAAGTAAAGGAATGAGGGATTCTGGATAGTGATAATACCTGCCGTTGTTTTCCAGTATTTTTTCGGTATCAGCATGCAGGTCATTGGTCTTAGCTAGAGAGAAAAATTGGGTCACTTGATACCAGTGGGCAGGGTTGGCAATGGCAGAACTGGCTAGTTTTTTGACGGCTGCAATTTGCTGAGCTGAGTGGATAGGGCGTTTTGATTTGAGCATTTTTCCGCCACGCAAGGCGATCAGCTGTTGGATGCTTAGGGTTGGAATGTCTAGGTCTTCTTTTTCTAACTGACCAGCCACCCACTTGTATTGTTTTCCTCGTTCGACATCCATGGCTACGATGGGGAGGTGGCGATCCAAGCCGTATTGATAGAGAGATAAGGCTAGTAGCGAATCCCCACCAAAAACATCAAGAAGAACCTGGTCATAGCCTGCTAGACAATAATCTAACTGGTCTGCTAGTTGTTCTAAGGATAACTGACGAAAGGTCACTCGTTGAATATGAGGTACCTCTTCCATGATAAACTGACGGAGAGAGAGCTTCTCTTCATTGCTTATTTTCGTCAAAGATAGAAAAAGAATCTCGTCACAATCACTGATAAAGGCTTGGTAGACATTCTTTTCCAATACATGCCGATCATACAATTCCACCAAAAGACTCGTCATTCGACCACCTCCATCATAAAGACTTTCTTGCGCTGAGAGTATCGGCAATACAGCCCTACTACTCAGATTTCCTACTTCTAGTATAGCATAAAATCCTGCTTGCCCCAATCAACCAACGCAAACAAAAACGAATAGAAACCTTGCAAAGTAGTTTCTATTCGCTGGTATAGGTTTGATTTACTTGATCTTTTTAGCTAACATGGTCGCAAAGCGTAGTTGAATACGATTGCCATTTTCATCACGACGGTGCAGATGTCCTGGGTTTTCATTATACTTGATCAATTCCCAATCCTTGTAGTAGTCCGCCAACTCCCCTTCTTTAAAGGTGAATGGGAAATTAACCGAGCAAGGATAATCCTCTGTATCCATGGCACAGACGATAAGATTGTAACCACCGACCGTGGTGTGCTCCTGCATATTTTGGATAATAGCTGGAATGCGGTCCGCTTGTAGGAACATCAGAACAACTGTCGATACGATGAAATCATAGGCTTGGCTAATGCTGGCTGAATTGATATCATAAAGTCCGACAGGCATGTCGAGATCCTCTTGCTCTACGATGCTTTGCAAGATTTCAAGGGACAATTCATTTTGATCAACAGCTGTCACATCAAAACCATTCTGTGCGAGAAAGAGAGAG
Encoded here:
- the ppc gene encoding phosphoenolpyruvate carboxylase — protein: MSLQKLENYSNKAVVQEEVLILTELLEDITKNMLAPETFEKIIQLKELSTSEDYQGLNDLVTSLSNEEMIYISRYFSILPLLINISEDVDLAYEINHQNNVDQDYLGKLSTTIKMVAEKENAAEILEKLNVVPVLTAHPTQVQRKSMLDLTNHIHTLLRKYRDVKLGLINKEKWHTDLRRYIEIIMQTDMIREKKLKVTNEITNVMEYYQSSFLNAVPRLTAEYKKMAKEQGIDLQHPKPITMGMWIGGDRDGNPFVTAETLNKSALTQCEVIMNYYDEKIYNLYREFSLSTSIVNVSDKVREMALKSQDNSIYREKELYRRALFDIQAKMQATKAYLIEDKELQPRYATADEFYQDLLAIRDSLLENKGEYLISGEFVELMQAVEIFGFYLASIDMRQDSSVHEACVAELLASAGINDHYSDLSEDEKCTLLLKELEEDPRILSATHAQKSELLEKELSIFKAARKLKDKLGENVIRQTIISHATSVSDMLELAIMLKEVGLVDAQKARVQIVPLFETIEDLDHSEETMRRYFSLPLAKKWIASKDNYQEIMLGYSDSNKDGGYLSSCWTLYKAQQQLTAIGDEFGVKVTFFHGRGGTVGRGGGPTYEAITSQPLKSIKDRIRLTEQGEVIGNKYGNKDAAYYNLEMLVSAAINRMITKKKSDTNTSNRYEAIMDQVVDRSYDIYRDLVFGNEHFYDYFFESSPIKAISSFNIGSRPAARKTITEIGGLRAIPWVFSWSQSRVMFPGWYGVGSSFKEFIDQDPKNIEFLRDMYQNWPFFQSLLSNVDMVLSKSNMNIAFEYAKLCEDEEVQAIYYTILDEWQLTKDVILAIEGYDELLAENSYLKDSLNYRMPYFNILNYIQLELIKRQRRGELSADEEKLIHTTINGIATGLRNSG
- the ftsW gene encoding cell division peptidoglycan polymerase FtsW; the protein is MKISKRHLLNYSILIPYFLLSILGLIVVYSTTSATLIEEGKSAFQLVRNQGIFWIASLILIALIYKLKLGFLRNGRLIFIVMIVEMVLLALARLVGTPVNGAYGWISVGPVTIQPAEYLKIIIICYLAHRFSKEQDEIAVYDFQVLTQNQWLPRAFNDWRFVLLVLIGSLGIFPDLGNATILVLVALIMYTVSGIAYRWFSTILALLAGSSMLVLSVIRFVGVEKFSQIPVFGYVAKRFSAFFNPFNDLAGAGHQLANSYYAMVNGGWFGLGLGNSIEKRGYLPEAHTDFVFSIVIEEFGFVGASMILALLFFLILRIILVGIRAKDPFNSMVAIGVGGMILVQVFVNIGGISGLIPSTGVTFPFLSQGGNSLLVLSVAIALVLNIDASEKRAKLIREYENQTDESL
- the prsA gene encoding peptidylprolyl isomerase PrsA — translated: MKKKLMAGAITLLSVATLAACSNSSEGKDLISMKGDVITEHQFFEEVKNNPTAQQVLLNMTIQKVFEQQYGSEVTDKDVDDAVAEEQKKYGDSYNSVLQRAGMTPETRKAQIRTSKLVELAVKKAAESELTDEAYQKAFEAYTPDVTAQIIRMDNEDKAKEVLEKAKAEGADFAQLAKDNSNDDKTKENGGEITFDSASTELPEQVKKAAFALDVNGVSDVITATGTQAYSSQFYIIKVTKKTEKSSNIEDYKEKLKTIILTQKQNDSAFVQGVIGKELQAANIKVKDQSFQNIFTQYIGGGDSSSSSSSSSN
- a CDS encoding O-methyltransferase codes for the protein MVESYSKNANHNMRRPIVKEEIVELMRQRQKQVTGSLKELETFARKENIPIIPHETVVYFRFLMETIQPKNILEIGTAIGFSALLMAEHAPNAKITTIDRNPEMIGFAKENFAQFDSRKQITLLEGDAVDVLSSLTETYDFVFMDSAKSKYIVFLPEILKHLEVGGVVVLDDIFQGGDVAKDIMEVRRGQRTIYRGLQRLFDATLDNPGLTATLVPLGDGILMIRKNLAEVELPESE
- the pepF gene encoding oligoendopeptidase F, whose amino-acid sequence is MVLQRHEINEKDTWDLSTIYPTDQAWEEALKDLTEKVQTAAQYEGHLLDSADSLLEITEFSLDLERQVEKLYVYAHMKNDQDTREAKYQEYYAKAMTLYSQLEQAFSFYEPEFMEISEEQYAAFLEAQPKLQVYKHFFDKLLQKKDHVLSQREEELLAGAGEIFGAASETFAILDNADITFPYVLDDEGKEVQLSHGTYSRLMESKNREVRRGAYEALYATYEQFQHTYAKTLQTNVKVQNYRAKVRNYKSARHAALAANFVPESVYDNLVAAVRKHLPLLHRYLELRSKILGISDLKMYDVYTPLSSVDYSFTYEEALKKAEEALAVLGDDYLSRVKRAFSERWIDVYENQGKRSGAYSGGSYDTNAFMLLNWQDNLDNLFTLVHETGHSMHSSYTRETQPYVYGDYSIFLAEIASTTNENILTEKLLEEVEDDATRFAILNNFLDGFRGTVFRQTQFAEFEHAIHQADQNGEVLTSDFLNKLYADLNQEYYGLSKEDNPQIQYEWARIPHFYYNYYVYQYSTGFAAASALAEKIVHGSQEDRDRYIDYLKAGKSDYPLNVMRKAGVDMEKEDYLNDAFAVFERRLNEFEALVEKLGLA
- a CDS encoding competence protein CoiA, with product MFVARDAKGKLVNALEKDVTKQAYTCPACGGGLRLRQGPRIRTHFAHERLRDCMAIFENESPEHLGNKEALYHWAKKDNQVALEYSLPAIQQIADVLVNEKLALEVQCSPLSQKLLGDRSQGYRSQGYQVIWLLGEKLWLKERLTQLQRGFLYFSQNMGFYVWELDLKKQVLRLKYLLHQDLRGKLHFQVKEFPYGQGNLLEILRFPYQKQKLASLTVSQDSTICHYIRQQLYYQMPYWMKKQEEAYHQGDNLLNRQLDDWYPQVRPIESGDFLQIETDLTSYYRNFQAYYQKNPKNNRQKLYPPAFYHLYFSKNVVK
- a CDS encoding DUF1887 family protein; translated protein: MTSLLVELYDRHVLEKNVYQAFISDCDEILFLSLTKISNEEKLSLRQFIMEEVPHIQRVTFRQLSLEQLADQLDYCLAGYDQVLLDVFGGDSLLALSLYQYGLDRHLPIVAMDVERGKQYKWVAGQLEKEDLDIPTLSIQQLIALRGGKMLKSKRPIHSAQQIAAVKKLASSAIANPAHWYQVTQFFSLAKTNDLHADTEKILENNGRYYHYPESLIPLLVEAGMLCIESEDKKRVAYSFPSQEAQVFCRNKGHILEVYLYLLALESQLFDECMIGGEIDWNGIFPEADNVQNEIDVILRKGRSITFISCKMTDLSVEAINELEVYANHFAGESYLKLIVCTGKINPAYANRCQEYGVLVIRSEQIPNLIPMLKKYSKRQKR
- the tehB gene encoding SAM-dependent methyltransferase TehB, whose amino-acid sequence is MEKLIAYKRMPLWNKQTMPEAVQQKHNTKVGTWGKITVLKGALKFIELTEDGEVLAEYLFEAGADNPMAQPQAWHRVEAATDDVEWYLEFYCKPEDYFPKKYNTNPVHSEVLEAMQTVKPGKALDLGCGQGRNSLFLAQNGFDVTAVDQNELSLEILQSIVEQEDLDMPVGLYDINSASISQAYDFIVSTVVLMFLQADRIPAIIQNMQEHTTVGGYNLIVCAMDTEDYPCSVNFPFTFKEGELADYYKDWELIKYNENPGHLHRRDENGNRIQLRFATMLAKKIK